The Rhizobium sp. BG4 genomic sequence GTCACCAGACCCATGACGAAGGCGGCGATAACGACGCCGCCGATCGTGCCGGAGCCGCCGAGGATCGATACGCCGCCGAGCACCACCATGGTCACCACTTCGAGCTCCCATCCCTGGGCGATCGAGGGGCGCGTCGAGCCGAGGCGCGAGGTCAGGCAGACGGCTGCGATGCCGCTCATCACGCCTGTCAGCACGAAAAGGATGAACTTGATGCGCTCGACCGGGATGCCGGAGAAGCGGGCGGCGAACTCGTTATTGCCGATCGTGTAGATCTGGCGGCCGAAATTCGTGGCATGCAGCAGGATCGCGAAGGCAATCGCCAGCACGATGAACAGCACGAATTCGAACGAAAACACCCAGAAGACATAGCCCTGGCCGAAATAGGCGAAATCGGCCGGATACTTGCCGTAGGCCTGGTCGCCGAGCACGATATAGGAAATGCCGCGGAACAGGCTCATCGTGCCGATGGTCACGACGATCGACGGCAGTTTCATTACCGAAACGAGGAAGCCGTTGAAGATGCCGCAGAGGAGGCCGGTTCCGATGCCGATCAGCACGATGACGGGCGTTCCGAAGCCTGCCTGAACGGCTGCGCCCATCGCCGTCGAGGCAAGCGCGATGATGGCGGC encodes the following:
- a CDS encoding ABC transporter permease, which codes for MSTVSSAAPEKRVIPDRLGTPLRRIMSSWEVLLFGVAVLIFIFNSVASPYFLDAWNLSDATFNFTEKAMIAFAMALLVIAGEIDLSVAAIIALASTAMGAAVQAGFGTPVIVLIGIGTGLLCGIFNGFLVSVMKLPSIVVTIGTMSLFRGISYIVLGDQAYGKYPADFAYFGQGYVFWVFSFEFVLFIVLAIAFAILLHATNFGRQIYTIGNNEFAARFSGIPVERIKFILFVLTGVMSGIAAVCLTSRLGSTRPSIAQGWELEVVTMVVLGGVSILGGSGTIGGVVIAAFVMGLVTFGLGLLNVPGIVMSIFIGLLLIITIAIPIIARRIKLMSSK